The Haloarcula limicola genomic sequence CGCCCCTACGCCGGCGACGGCGACCACCCGCGCAACGACGACCCCGAGTTCATGACCCGACTGTTCGCCGACGGCATCCGGGCGTGGTGGGAGTACACCCCGACGCGCGTGCCCTACGACCCCGACGCCGACTCGCTGCTGGACCAACTCGAACTGTGGCGCGGCTTCCGGTTCGGCGACCTGGTGGAACTGCTGGTGACCGACGAGCGCCTCTACCGCACCGCACCGGCCGACGGCGCGCAGTTCGAGGCCGAAATCGGGGCCGCGGGCGGGGAGATCACCGAGACGATGCTCGGCGAGACACAGCGCGAGTGGTTCACCGGCAGGCTGGCCGAGAGCGACGCGACGTGGACCGCGTGGGCCAACGAGGTGCTGGCGATGGAGTTCGACCTCGATCTGGGCGGCGCGGCCCTGCAGAACGCCGACGCGTGGGACGCCTTCGCGGCCGAACGGGACCTGCTTCTGGAGCGAGCGGCCGCGGGCGACGGCTCGTTCGTGGCGCTCACCGGCGACATGCACACGGCGCTCGCGGGCTACATCGAGGGCGAAGACCGCCGCTACGGCGTCGAGTTCATGACGCCCGCCGTGACCAGCGTGAATCTGCGGGAGCTGCTGGAACTGCCCGACGAGAGGGGGTTTCGAGAACTGTTACAGGCCTACGTCCAGCAGTTCAACCCGCACGTCGAGTTCTTCGACAGCCACGACTGGGGGTACGCCACCGTCGAGTTCACGCCCGAGGACTGCACGTACAGCGCCTACGCCGTCGACAAGACCGACGACTCGGCGGACGCCGACCGACGACTGCTCGCTCGCTATCGCTGTCCGGCCGACGAGTACGCGCTTCAGCGACTGGAGTAGTCTCTGTACGGGCGATATTCCGTCGGGACGAAGAGAGTGTGAACAGCCAGAAAGCCCCCCGATCGAGCGCTCGGACACCGAGAGACCGGAAGTCTCCCGAGCGATCAGGCGGCGAACCGCCCGATGACGGCCCCTTTCAGCTCC encodes the following:
- a CDS encoding alkaline phosphatase D family protein, with product MADPNAVDTGRRAVLAAALAAALPGSAVARAHSVTELSAASAPAAESEDEDVFPQGVASGDPTPTGAVLWTRIASDAYREETALTATVARDEGLTDIVGSWRVPAERVAGGDYTVKVDLDGELDPDRNYYYRFAYDGASSPVGRCRTLPAPDASPDRVAFALLTCQDYRNGYYGAYHHVAQADVDFLVHLGDFIYEHGGGSAYDGRSLSLPSGEGVVMGLDDFRYLHRTYRTDRFLREALAAHPILQTWDDHEIVNNRYWDYEEGRPYAGDGDHPRNDDPEFMTRLFADGIRAWWEYTPTRVPYDPDADSLLDQLELWRGFRFGDLVELLVTDERLYRTAPADGAQFEAEIGAAGGEITETMLGETQREWFTGRLAESDATWTAWANEVLAMEFDLDLGGAALQNADAWDAFAAERDLLLERAAAGDGSFVALTGDMHTALAGYIEGEDRRYGVEFMTPAVTSVNLRELLELPDERGFRELLQAYVQQFNPHVEFFDSHDWGYATVEFTPEDCTYSAYAVDKTDDSADADRRLLARYRCPADEYALQRLE